From a region of the Babesia bovis T2Bo chromosome 1, whole genome shotgun sequence genome:
- a CDS encoding Pyridine nucleotide-disulfide oxidoreductase/NADH dehydrogenase family protein, with amino-acid sequence MEVMLRSSQLMASSVCCMKGRSLNTYTYSLLYFTRARYVSVRRTFSSTTEQRDHKQRIVVLGTGWSSLFFVKNLDLSKFDLQVVSPRNYFTFTPLLPKLVSGRISTKTCTVPFSSFVQKHRKGSFNFVHASCVNVDPHSKLVYCVSASDPNTRVNLPYDRLVIAVGAESNTFGIPGVAEHAYFMKEVEHANIIYQKIISNFEQASLPGISEEEKRRLLHLVIVGGGPTGVETTGEIAILLNKMAQSFPAVASYVKVTIVEGGQRLLGTFSLGNSQYADRVLSAKDVNILLGKQVCAVGENDCTVKDATTGETVTMPCGIVLWASGLKQLELVDKVRAHFKVQNNPRALLVDQHLALRGTGDHSIFAVGDCCKILPDKLSEHFDEVSKAIGGTTPDALLRNLKTLSWRFPQVSSNKLNPKDPAFVEFLNKLSISEKPPKEQLLELMDYIDSRYMPPFPTAQNAKQESVYLANLFNKGFNIQGTAAFNDVWKGSLASIGGNHVVGNFPHFSLNGGIKAFVLWLGVYLTMFPSGKMRFCYLGDSLVQTLYGRHLITKQHSFGK; translated from the exons ATGGAGGTCATGTTGCGTTCATCTCAGCTAATGGCTTCATCTGTCTGTTGCATGAAGGGGCGTTCATTAAATACGTACACATATTCtcttttatattttactCGGGCAAGATATGTGTCGGTTAGAAGAACGTTTTCTTCAACCACTGAACAAAGGGATCATAAACAACGCATAGTTGTTCTCGGAACTGGCTGGTCTTCTTTGTTCTTTGTTAAAAACCTTGATTTATCGAA GTTTGATCTTCAAGTTGTATCGCCGAGGAATTACTTTACATTTACACCACTGTTACCTAAATTAGTCTCTGGACGTATTTCTACTAAAACATGTACGGTTCCTTTTTCATCTTTTGTGCAGAAGCACAGGAAGGGGTCTTTTAACTTCGTACATGCGAGTTGCGTAAATGTAGATCCGCATTCCAAATTAGTTTACTGCGTCTCTGCCTCTGACCCTAATACTAGGGTGAATCTTCCTTATGACCGTTTGGTCATCGCTGTAGGTGCTGAATCGAATACATTCGGTATTCCCGGTGTAGCTGAGCATGCTTATTTCATGAAAGAAGTTGAGCAtgcaaatattatataccagAAGATCATATCGAATTTCGAACAGGCTTCACTTCCTGGGATCAGCGAAGAAGAAAAGCGGCGACTACTGCATCTGGTAATCGTGGGAGGAGGTCCTACTGGTGTTGAGACAACGGGGGAAATCGCAATACTTTTAAACAAAATGGCCCAATCATTCCCGGCTGTGGCTTCCTATGTTAAGGTTACCATAGTAGAAGGAGGTCAGCGTCTTTTGGGTACATTTTCACTTGGCAATTCTCAATACGCTGACCGTGTGTTATCTGCCAAAGACGTTAACATACTGCTGGGAAAGCAGGTTTGTGCTGTCGGGGAAAACGACTGTACAGTTAAGGACGCTACTACTGGCGAGACAGTCACAATGCCGTGCGGAATAGTTTTATGGGCCAGTGGGTTGAAACAATTGGAGCTTGTCGACAAAGTTCGCGCTCATTTTAAAGTACAAAACAACCCGCGTGCGTTGTTGGTAGATCAGCATTTGGCTTTGCGTGGGACTGGTGACCACAGCATATTTGCTGTTGGTGATTGCTGCAAGATACTTCCGGACAAGTTATCGGAGCACTTTGATGAGGTGTCAAAGGCTATTGGTGGTACAACTCCAGATGCTTTATTGCGAAATTTGAAAACATTAAGTTGGAGATTCCCCCAAGTGTCTTCCAATAAGCTTAACCCTAAGGATCCTGCATTCGTCGAATTTTTAAATAAACTGAGTATTAGTGAGAAACCTCCTAAGGAGCAGCTGCTTGAACTAATGGATTATATTGATTCTAGATACATGCCACCATTTCCTACGGCACAGAATGCCAAGCAGGAGAGCGTTTATCTTGCTAATCTATTCAACAAAGGTTTTAACATTCAAGGCACTGCAGCGTTTAACGACGTATGGAAAGGCTCTTTAGCTTCTATTGGTGGGAATCATGTAGTTGGCAACTTTCCACATTTTTCGCTGAATGGTGGTATAAAGGCATTTGTACTTTGGTTGGGCGTTTATTTGACAATGTTTCCTTCTGGCAAGATGCGGTTCTGCTACTTGGGAGATTCGTTGGTGCAAACACTATATGGTAGGCACCTTATCACAAAACAACATTCGTTTGGGAAATGA